TGGTCATCTTTTTGCGCGTCGGGTAGCGTCACGTTGGCGTGCGCGATGAGGAAGCTGTTTTCGCCGTCCTTGGCAAATTCGGGAATCCAGCCGTCGGCGATGCTCAGGCTCACGCAGGCGTTCATGGCGGCGGTCATGCCGCTGGTACCGCTGGCCTCGCGGGGGTAGCGCGGGGTATTGAGCCAGATGTCGGAGCCCTTCTTCATCTCGGCACTTAGGGCCAGCTCGTAGCCCGTGAGCACGGCGCAGCGCTTGAGGTTCAGCGTCTTGCGAATGATGGTGTTGAAGATGTCAATCGCGCCGTAGTCCTTGGGGTAGGGCTTGCCGGCCCAAATGACCTGCACCGGCCGCGCATCATCGCTCACGAGTTTCACAAAGCGCTCAAAATCACGCAGGATGAGGTCGGCGCGCTTGTAGGCGGCGAAGCGCCGGGCCCACACGATGGTCAGCGCGTCGGGGTCGAGCAGGGTGCCGGTCTGGTCGGCCACGGTCTTGAAAAACGCCACCTTCAGCTCGCGCTTGCGGGCCAGTAGGGCCTTGTCGTCCTTGGCTTTTAGGGCGGCGGCCAGTTGCGGGTCGCGCCAGTAGGTGCCGTTCTGCGAGTTAGTAATGGAAATAATGGGGCAGATGCCTTCATAGTGGCCCCACATCTCATTGGCCACCTCGCCGTGCACCTTGCTCACGGCGTTGGCCCGGCGGGCAAAGCGCAGGGCGGTGAGCGTGTAGTTGAGCGAGTCGCCGTCGAGGCGGGCCTCGCGGCGCACGTCTTCCTCGGGCACCCCGGCGAAGAAGCTCATGTCGCGCAGCAGCTTCATAGGGCGCTCCTCGTTGCCGGCCAGCTCGGGCGTATGGGTGGTGAAAACCAAGTGCTTTTGCACTTCGGCCAGGTCACGACCGTACTTTTCGTAGAGGAAAAACGCCAGCGGCAGGCCGTGGCCTTCGTTGAGGTGGTAGATGTCGGTTTTACGGCCTAGCACGTCGAGCAGCTTGCCACCGCCTACCCCCAGCACAATGCTTTGGGCCACGCGGGTGGCGGCGTCCGGGTCGTAGAGGTGGTGTGAGATAGTGCGCGAGAGGTAGTCATTCTCCTCAATATCGGTGGTGAGGAAGAACATGGGCGCGGTGCCGAACGTCTCGGGGGACAGGTACAAGGCCTTCACGTGCACCTCGGCATCGTGAATGGTGACCGGGAACACGAGGCCCGTGTCTTCCAAAAACGAGTATTGCTTATGCAGAAACTCGGCTTTCATGGTCTGGTCGGGGTTGCGCACCTGGTCGTAATACCCATATGTCCAGAGCATTCCGATGCCAATTAGGTTCTGCTTCAGCTCGTAGGCCGAGCGCATGTGCGAGCCAGCCAGGAAGCCCAGAC
The genomic region above belongs to Hymenobacter psoromatis and contains:
- the glgP gene encoding alpha-glucan family phosphorylase, with product MAFQFKMAAPAAKYKAPAAYFSMEFALDQSLKIYSGGLGFLAGSHMRSAYELKQNLIGIGMLWTYGYYDQVRNPDQTMKAEFLHKQYSFLEDTGLVFPVTIHDAEVHVKALYLSPETFGTAPMFFLTTDIEENDYLSRTISHHLYDPDAATRVAQSIVLGVGGGKLLDVLGRKTDIYHLNEGHGLPLAFFLYEKYGRDLAEVQKHLVFTTHTPELAGNEERPMKLLRDMSFFAGVPEEDVRREARLDGDSLNYTLTALRFARRANAVSKVHGEVANEMWGHYEGICPIISITNSQNGTYWRDPQLAAALKAKDDKALLARKRELKVAFFKTVADQTGTLLDPDALTIVWARRFAAYKRADLILRDFERFVKLVSDDARPVQVIWAGKPYPKDYGAIDIFNTIIRKTLNLKRCAVLTGYELALSAEMKKGSDIWLNTPRYPREASGTSGMTAAMNACVSLSIADGWIPEFAKDGENSFLIAHANVTLPDAQKDDHEADNLLTVLENTVIPMYYDQPKQFLKVVKAAMKDVEPEFESTRMAREYYELLYKA